Proteins encoded together in one Neobacillus sp. FSL H8-0543 window:
- a CDS encoding MBL fold metallo-hydrolase yields the protein MAVNSMTAKEVTKKVINKEELFILDVRNASDFQDWKIEGENFEYFNIPYFELLDGVEEIMDKIPSDKEVLVVCAKEGSSIMIAEMLSEEGLSVSYLKGGMKAWSEHLEPVKVGNLKNGGEMYQFIRIGKGCLSYMVVSKGEAAIIDATRMTDIYLEFADSIGAKITHVFDTHLHADHISGGRKIAEKTGATYWLPPKDATEVTFTYQPLEDGNLVEIGKVKIDITALYSPGHTIGSTSFIVDETYLLSGDILFIDSIGRPDLAGLAQDWVGDLRESLYKRYRELSEELVVLPAHFMIIEELNDDGSVSEKLGTLYAKNHGLNIEDENEFRKIVTENLPPQPNAYQEIRETNMGKIYPDDEKQREMEIGPNRCAVR from the coding sequence ATGGCTGTAAATAGTATGACTGCTAAAGAGGTAACGAAAAAGGTAATTAATAAGGAAGAATTATTTATTTTAGATGTTCGCAATGCGAGTGACTTTCAGGATTGGAAGATTGAAGGAGAAAACTTCGAGTATTTTAACATCCCTTATTTTGAGTTGCTAGATGGGGTTGAAGAGATTATGGATAAGATTCCATCTGATAAAGAAGTTTTAGTGGTGTGTGCAAAGGAAGGCTCATCTATTATGATTGCTGAAATGCTTTCAGAGGAAGGGCTATCGGTTTCATACCTAAAGGGTGGGATGAAAGCTTGGAGTGAACATTTAGAACCAGTTAAAGTTGGAAATTTAAAGAATGGTGGCGAAATGTACCAGTTTATACGGATTGGGAAAGGCTGTTTATCTTATATGGTTGTTTCGAAAGGTGAGGCTGCGATTATCGATGCCACACGTATGACTGACATTTATCTTGAATTTGCTGACAGTATTGGTGCGAAAATCACTCATGTTTTTGACACACACTTACATGCGGACCATATTTCCGGTGGAAGAAAGATTGCAGAAAAAACAGGCGCAACGTATTGGCTGCCTCCAAAGGATGCAACAGAAGTTACTTTTACCTATCAGCCATTAGAAGATGGAAACCTAGTAGAAATCGGAAAGGTGAAAATTGATATCACTGCGTTATATTCTCCAGGCCATACCATTGGATCGACTTCTTTTATTGTGGATGAAACGTACTTACTGTCAGGTGATATTTTGTTCATTGACTCTATTGGAAGACCAGATTTAGCTGGTTTAGCTCAGGATTGGGTCGGCGATTTAAGAGAAAGTCTATATAAACGCTACAGAGAACTGTCAGAGGAATTAGTTGTTCTTCCAGCTCACTTTATGATTATTGAAGAATTAAATGACGATGGTAGTGTTTCAGAAAAATTAGGAACATTATATGCTAAAAACCATGGTTTAAATATTGAAGACGAAAATGAATTTAGAAAAATAGTAACGGAAAACTTACCACCACAACCCAATGCCTATCA